In the Advenella kashmirensis WT001 genome, one interval contains:
- a CDS encoding LacI family DNA-binding transcriptional regulator has protein sequence MTQKQTSRTTRRKAGSYTIHDVAALAGVSSITVSRYFNSPEKVSVALRERLREIIDRIGYVPSQVAGGLASGHGRVVCAVMQNIASATFADLVKGMTDELQASGLQLLLANAQYSQELEEQAIRTFVGWHPTALILTRHDHTPAAEAMLRALNIPVIEAWGLVPGRPFHQVGFPHIETGAILARHFLEQGATRIRFVMSQTTEDFRARQRAQGYAQAMTGAGLEADVQIIPEDDEFEAGAIGIEGCHGYLYIPSPKP, from the coding sequence ATGACTCAAAAACAAACATCACGTACCACGCGTCGCAAAGCTGGCTCATACACCATCCATGACGTGGCCGCTCTGGCCGGCGTTTCCTCCATTACCGTTTCGCGCTACTTCAATTCACCTGAAAAAGTCTCGGTTGCGTTAAGAGAGCGCTTGCGTGAAATTATCGACCGGATCGGCTACGTGCCCAGCCAGGTGGCAGGTGGGCTGGCTTCGGGACATGGGCGGGTGGTTTGCGCGGTTATGCAGAACATCGCAAGCGCGACTTTCGCCGATCTGGTCAAGGGCATGACCGACGAACTGCAGGCGTCTGGATTGCAACTGCTCCTGGCCAATGCCCAGTATTCTCAGGAGCTCGAAGAACAGGCTATCCGTACTTTTGTCGGCTGGCACCCCACCGCACTGATCCTGACACGCCATGACCACACGCCCGCGGCCGAAGCCATGCTGCGCGCGCTCAACATCCCTGTGATCGAAGCCTGGGGGCTCGTACCGGGACGACCATTTCATCAAGTGGGATTCCCGCATATCGAAACCGGAGCCATATTGGCCAGACACTTTCTGGAACAAGGTGCGACTCGGATCCGGTTTGTCATGTCACAAACCACCGAAGATTTTCGCGCCAGACAACGCGCTCAGGGCTATGCCCAAGCCATGACCGGTGCTGGTCTGGAGGCGGACGTGCAGATTATCCCGGAAGACGACGAATTCGAGGCAGGAGCCATTGGCATTGAAGGTTGTCACGGTTACCTGTACATTCCAAGCCCCAAGCCTTGA
- a CDS encoding 2-hydroxyacid dehydrogenase: protein MTRPLLLVVTPFSQEALVPLLEHFDVVQWQSLPSPDAFCARHGSDVRVLITNGMAGVPSLCRDALANLALIACNGVGYDAIDLGWADARGIRVINTPDVLSADVADFAMALVLAVFRQVPAADRYVRENKWGRQGAFPLARRFWGSKVGIVGLGRIGHLIANRAAAFSTQIGYTGRRQQDGVAYSYFPTVLALAGWADVLIVTTPGGADTHHLVSRAELEALGPQGVLVNIARGSVVNQSALIDCLESGQLGAAALDVFEEEPHVPESIIHSASTILSPHIASATVQTRQAMAALVVDNILQHINGKCLISPVN from the coding sequence ATGACCCGACCCCTTCTGCTTGTTGTCACACCATTTTCTCAGGAAGCGCTTGTGCCTTTGCTGGAGCACTTTGATGTTGTGCAGTGGCAATCATTGCCGTCACCCGACGCATTTTGCGCCCGGCATGGGTCAGATGTGCGGGTCTTGATTACCAACGGCATGGCTGGTGTGCCGTCGCTGTGCCGCGACGCATTGGCCAATCTGGCGCTCATCGCGTGCAACGGGGTGGGGTACGACGCTATCGATCTGGGCTGGGCCGATGCCCGGGGGATTCGTGTTATTAACACACCAGACGTTCTGTCGGCGGATGTGGCGGATTTTGCAATGGCATTGGTATTGGCCGTATTCAGGCAAGTGCCCGCAGCAGACCGGTATGTGCGCGAGAACAAGTGGGGGCGCCAGGGAGCATTTCCGCTGGCCAGGCGTTTCTGGGGTTCAAAAGTCGGTATTGTGGGGCTGGGACGTATCGGCCATCTGATTGCCAACCGCGCTGCCGCATTTAGTACGCAGATCGGATACACGGGCCGGCGACAGCAGGACGGCGTTGCCTATTCGTATTTCCCGACTGTGCTGGCGCTGGCTGGATGGGCAGACGTGCTCATTGTGACCACGCCTGGTGGCGCCGACACCCATCATCTGGTGTCCCGGGCCGAGCTAGAGGCGCTCGGCCCGCAAGGCGTACTGGTTAACATCGCTCGCGGCTCTGTTGTAAACCAGTCGGCGCTGATTGACTGTCTGGAAAGCGGTCAACTGGGTGCTGCGGCCCTGGATGTCTTTGAGGAAGAGCCTCACGTACCAGAATCAATTATTCATTCAGCATCCACGATTCTTAGCCCTCACATTGCAAGCGCCACCGTGCAAACCCGCCAGGCCATGGCTGCGCTAGTGGTCGACAATATTTTGCAGCATATCAATGGCAAATGTCTTATTTCACCTGTGAACTGA